The Alphaproteobacteria bacterium genome includes a region encoding these proteins:
- a CDS encoding portal protein: MEVLEFLKKYERAKSQREKWEDNWQDCYDYVMPQRGSFFNNVSAGAKTGEKLYDATAPDAVDNLGANLLANLTPPSSPWFSLVCGPALNADEKNSVSKVLERDSNIIQSNFDRSNFVVEVHQCYLDLIIAGTACLLFEEAPIGDLSAFKFTAVPLSQVVLSEGNDGKLNTTYREYKLTYNQLKKRFPKADLPKRMVKLAEEDPFIKFSCVEGVMPKGNAFLYKAVLKEYDLELKETIMDYSPFINFRWVKSPGETYGRSPVMKALPDIKTANKVVELVLKNASISATGIWQADDDGVLNPATVKLTPGTIIPKAVGSSGLTPLSMPGKFDVSQLVLNDLRDRIKHALWTDKLGAIGARNMTATEVLERSAEMNKVLGATFGRLRAELLTPLVLRAMSILKRRGEISDLRVDGRFVFLEYKSPLAQSQAQADIKNVLYWVQSASSLGQEGLSSINMTEVAKWLGKKLGVPDNLINSDIGVPEIPLEEAVAL; the protein is encoded by the coding sequence ATGGAAGTTTTAGAATTTTTAAAAAAGTATGAAAGAGCAAAGTCTCAAAGAGAAAAATGGGAAGATAATTGGCAAGATTGTTATGATTATGTAATGCCTCAAAGAGGTAGCTTCTTTAATAATGTGTCCGCGGGGGCTAAAACAGGAGAAAAGCTTTATGATGCTACGGCTCCAGATGCTGTAGATAATTTAGGAGCAAATTTACTAGCTAATTTAACTCCTCCATCAAGTCCTTGGTTCTCTTTAGTTTGTGGTCCTGCTTTGAATGCTGACGAAAAAAACTCTGTTAGTAAAGTTTTGGAAAGAGATAGTAATATAATACAGTCTAACTTTGATAGGTCAAACTTTGTGGTAGAGGTTCATCAATGCTATTTAGATTTAATTATAGCTGGTACAGCTTGCTTGTTATTTGAAGAGGCTCCAATAGGAGATCTTTCTGCTTTTAAATTTACAGCGGTTCCTCTTTCTCAAGTGGTTTTATCAGAGGGTAATGATGGAAAACTTAATACAACATATAGAGAATATAAATTAACATATAATCAACTTAAAAAGAGATTCCCAAAGGCAGATTTGCCTAAGAGAATGGTGAAGTTAGCCGAAGAGGACCCTTTTATTAAATTCTCATGTGTAGAGGGTGTGATGCCTAAGGGTAATGCATTTTTATACAAAGCTGTATTAAAGGAATATGATTTAGAGCTAAAAGAAACAATTATGGACTATTCTCCATTTATTAACTTTAGATGGGTTAAATCTCCTGGTGAGACTTATGGAAGATCTCCTGTTATGAAAGCTCTTCCAGACATAAAAACTGCAAACAAAGTTGTGGAGCTTGTTTTGAAAAATGCATCAATTTCTGCTACAGGAATATGGCAAGCTGATGATGATGGGGTTCTGAATCCTGCTACTGTTAAGTTAACTCCGGGTACTATTATTCCTAAAGCGGTGGGGTCATCTGGGTTAACTCCTTTAAGTATGCCTGGTAAGTTTGATGTATCTCAACTGGTGCTTAATGACTTAAGAGACAGGATTAAACATGCTCTTTGGACTGATAAGCTTGGGGCTATAGGTGCAAGAAATATGACTGCTACTGAAGTACTTGAAAGAAGCGCAGAAATGAATAAAGTTTTAGGAGCAACATTTGGCAGGTTGAGAGCAGAACTACTTACTCCATTAGTTCTTCGAGCAATGAGCATTCTTAAAAGAAGAGGAGAGATATCAGATTTAAGAGTTGATGGAAGATTTGTTTTTTTAGAATATAAATCTCCTTTAGCTCAATCTCAAGCACAAGCAGATATAAAAAATGTTTTATATTGGGTGCAGTCTGCTAGTTCTTTAGGTCAGGAAGGCCTTTCTTCTATAAATATGACTGAGGTCGCAAAATGGTTAGGAAAAAAATTGGGTGTGCCTGATAATTTAATAAACTCAGATATTGGGGTGCCAGAGATTCCTTTGGAAGAAGCTGTTGCTTTATAA
- a CDS encoding methyltransferase, giving the protein MEKNRTVDAFLGGKIQITQPEKGFRAGSDAVLLAAVAPKCSGRVLDVGCGVGTASLCFKFHNSKANVMAIDIQDNLIELAKENFELNNFKNIEVKKVDVNKDKPEYQSFNSVITNPPFFKHGHGIKSPNSIKQTANTGEISLKKWVDFCFLSLKDKGDFTIIFVADRLSELMSYMEGKFGDINIIPLYPKINCDAKRVIITAKKNTKGVTKMRAGIILHDADGKGKLDYILKEGGRYDI; this is encoded by the coding sequence ATGGAAAAGAATAGAACAGTAGATGCCTTTTTAGGCGGGAAAATACAAATAACTCAACCAGAAAAAGGTTTTAGAGCGGGTAGTGATGCTGTCTTGTTAGCGGCGGTGGCTCCTAAGTGTTCAGGTAGAGTATTGGATGTGGGGTGTGGAGTTGGAACAGCCTCTCTTTGTTTTAAGTTTCATAACTCAAAAGCTAATGTGATGGCAATTGATATTCAAGATAACTTAATAGAATTAGCGAAAGAAAATTTTGAATTAAATAATTTTAAAAACATAGAGGTTAAGAAAGTTGATGTAAATAAAGATAAACCAGAGTATCAAAGTTTTAACTCTGTTATTACTAATCCTCCATTTTTTAAACATGGTCATGGAATTAAATCTCCTAATTCTATTAAGCAAACAGCTAATACAGGAGAAATTTCTTTAAAAAAATGGGTGGATTTTTGTTTTTTATCATTGAAAGATAAGGGTGATTTTACTATAATATTTGTAGCAGATAGGTTGTCGGAATTAATGTCTTATATGGAGGGTAAATTTGGAGATATAAATATTATACCTCTTTATCCAAAGATAAACTGTGATGCAAAAAGAGTAATAATAACTGCTAAAAAGAATACAAAAGGAGTTACTAAAATGAGAGCTGGTATAATTTTGCATGATGCTGATGGTAAAGGTAAGCTTGATTACATTCTTAAAGAAGGAGGTAGGTATGATATTTAA
- a CDS encoding helix-turn-helix transcriptional regulator — MISHKKIWCAIDKIAKDANLSPSGLAKKAGLDPTSFNKSKRVGNGGKLRWPSTESLYKILKVLNKDLSYFSSLAEPNSFSEINIIANINGNNSGFYENDTDNEWEKIAFPRSFPNGTIAIRVKGYDLEPIYRKNDILIISKNEKALTEDERVAIKTKDNKIIIKAFVEQNKSKITVKSICDKENLEHLDKNNIDWIGKIKWVSQ; from the coding sequence ATGATATCACATAAAAAAATATGGTGTGCTATTGATAAAATAGCTAAAGATGCTAATCTATCACCTTCAGGACTAGCTAAAAAAGCAGGGTTAGACCCCACTTCATTTAATAAAAGCAAAAGAGTTGGAAATGGCGGTAAATTAAGATGGCCTTCAACAGAAAGCTTATATAAAATATTAAAAGTATTAAACAAAGATCTTTCATATTTTTCATCTTTAGCAGAACCAAACTCTTTCTCTGAGATTAATATTATTGCTAATATAAATGGTAACAACTCTGGTTTTTATGAAAACGATACGGATAATGAATGGGAAAAAATTGCTTTTCCAAGATCTTTTCCAAATGGAACAATAGCTATAAGAGTAAAAGGTTATGATTTAGAGCCAATATACAGAAAAAATGATATTTTAATAATATCAAAGAATGAAAAAGCTCTTACAGAAGATGAAAGAGTTGCTATAAAAACTAAAGATAACAAAATAATAATAAAAGCTTTCGTTGAACAAAACAAAAGCAAAATAACAGTAAAGTCTATTTGCGATAAAGAAAATTTAGAGCACCTAGATAAAAACAATATAGATTGGATTGGGAAGATAAAATGGGTAAGCCAATAA
- the pgsA gene encoding CDP-diacylglycerol--glycerol-3-phosphate 3-phosphatidyltransferase, which translates to MEFKNKIPNILTISRILVIPVVMGLFFVDSLWALWTILGLYIYASLTDFLDGYLARKWNVVSDLGRFLDPIADKLLVASLFIFLIASGQIEGVHVIAVALILIREMFVSGLREFMGPKNVVIHVTKLAKWKTTLQMVATCFLIINFVSPAIYLTGNVLLWVATGLTVITGTEYFKKSLKYMN; encoded by the coding sequence ATGGAATTTAAAAATAAAATCCCTAATATTCTGACAATATCTAGAATATTGGTAATACCTGTTGTTATGGGATTGTTTTTCGTAGATAGCTTATGGGCATTATGGACAATATTAGGCTTATATATATATGCAAGTTTAACAGATTTCTTAGACGGTTATTTGGCTAGAAAATGGAATGTTGTTTCTGATTTAGGAAGATTCTTAGATCCTATAGCAGATAAATTATTAGTAGCTTCTCTGTTTATATTCTTAATCGCAAGCGGGCAAATAGAAGGAGTGCATGTAATAGCAGTTGCTCTTATTCTGATAAGAGAGATGTTCGTATCTGGTTTAAGAGAGTTTATGGGGCCTAAAAATGTAGTTATTCATGTTACAAAATTAGCTAAATGGAAGACAACTCTTCAAATGGTAGCAACATGTTTCTTGATTATAAACTTTGTGAGTCCTGCTATATATCTAACAGGTAATGTTTTGTTGTGGGTTGCAACCGGTTTAACTGTAATTACAGGGACAGAGTACTTTAAGAAATCTTTAAAATACATGAACTAA
- the infA gene encoding translation initiation factor IF-1, producing MAKEDLMEFSGEVIELLPNAMFRVKLENDHEILAHTSGKMRKNRIRILVGDKVTVEMTPYDLTKGRITFRFK from the coding sequence ATGGCTAAAGAAGATTTAATGGAATTCTCAGGAGAAGTTATTGAGCTTCTACCAAATGCTATGTTTAGAGTTAAATTAGAAAACGATCATGAAATTCTAGCACATACATCTGGTAAAATGAGAAAAAACAGAATTAGAATTCTAGTTGGAGATAAGGTTACAGTTGAAATGACTCCTTATGATCTAACTAAAGGTAGAATTACATTTAGATTTAAATAA
- the rpmA gene encoding 50S ribosomal protein L27 yields MAHKKAGGSSNNGRDSAGRRLGVKKFGGEAVIPGNIIIRQRGTKYHPGENVGMGKDHTIFALVEGNVSFREKKGKQFVSVISK; encoded by the coding sequence ATGGCACATAAGAAAGCAGGGGGTAGTTCTAATAACGGTAGAGATTCCGCTGGTAGAAGACTAGGTGTTAAAAAATTTGGCGGTGAAGCGGTAATTCCAGGAAATATCATTATTCGTCAAAGAGGAACAAAATACCACCCAGGTGAAAATGTAGGTATGGGTAAAGATCATACTATATTTGCTCTTGTAGAGGGTAATGTTTCATTTAGAGAGAAAAAAGGGAAACAGTTTGTTTCAGTAATCTCTAAATAA
- a CDS encoding GGDEF domain-containing protein — MTNDIVLIGKSKRFRAQIKELGYNVITEPLGMSTEDFISEHNFDIIMFDKTCNKNLELCKKVKANSDLLGVSVFFTDIKSSNEIIKALTYGADFIHNLSNKDILKATVSKALSNKKSILDMSKLALTDSLTGFDNKRSFEAFKKVSTEDALSIFYIDVNDFKYVNDTYGHSVGDEVLKQISKRLKDDSRKGDLLFRDGGDEFVLVTPKVQEKYLPSLKKRVEESVSQGYVETGDGNKLKLNISVGAINKESGEDFDEILKKACENMRKNKAEIKRKISFVRCKGCTAGAHKCSCE, encoded by the coding sequence ATGACAAACGATATTGTATTAATCGGCAAAAGCAAAAGATTTAGAGCTCAAATAAAAGAGCTTGGTTATAATGTAATAACTGAACCGCTAGGTATGTCAACAGAAGACTTTATAAGTGAACATAATTTTGATATAATTATGTTTGATAAAACATGCAATAAGAATTTAGAATTATGTAAAAAAGTTAAGGCTAACTCTGATTTACTTGGTGTGTCTGTTTTTTTTACAGATATTAAAAGTAGTAATGAGATTATCAAGGCTCTTACATATGGAGCTGATTTTATTCATAATTTGAGTAATAAAGATATATTAAAAGCAACGGTTAGCAAAGCTTTGTCTAATAAAAAGAGTATATTAGATATGTCAAAATTAGCTTTGACTGATTCGTTGACTGGCTTTGATAATAAGAGAAGTTTTGAAGCATTTAAAAAAGTATCTACTGAAGATGCTTTGTCTATATTTTATATCGATGTTAATGATTTTAAATATGTTAATGATACCTATGGTCATAGTGTGGGCGATGAGGTTCTGAAACAAATCTCTAAAAGATTGAAGGATGATTCAAGAAAAGGTGATTTACTGTTTAGAGATGGGGGAGATGAATTTGTTTTGGTTACTCCTAAGGTGCAGGAAAAGTATTTGCCAAGTTTAAAGAAAAGAGTAGAAGAGTCTGTTTCTCAAGGTTATGTAGAGACAGGTGATGGTAATAAATTAAAACTTAATATAAGTGTTGGAGCTATTAATAAAGAATCTGGCGAAGATTTCGATGAAATTCTTAAAAAAGCTTGTGAAAACATGAGAAAAAACAAAGCAGAAATTAAAAGAAAAATAAGTTTTGTTAGATGTAAAGGTTGTACAGCAGGGGCTCATAAATGTTCTTGTGAATAA
- a CDS encoding PleD family two-component system response regulator has translation MFGKILVVDDSPVNLKLMEKKLKDEYYDVLLASSGEEALQLIEDNRPDLILLDVVMPGMNGYEVCQTIKNNPETFYLPVMMVTSMEDKDSKVKGLEVGADDILTKPVDDVALFARLNSLLRLKMMAEQWIIRETALQDKTVLPDHLDMYFGKKCKYSHIMVVGSDDKELVQLKSPLKEKRYKVIYTKNIDEVEVLSEQKKMDLFVISLSVGGENALRLSSKIKSKELNKNTPILIVGEEDDKKVFIKALEIGCNDYIVSPFNNHEYLARTYTQLKKNKYQQQLEKNYKKSLSLVSVDELTGLSNRRYLYSYLENMFEEMKTKEQSIAVLMIDIDDFKGVNDTYGHLIGDEVLVEFASRLKGEFRDFDLIARYGGDEFIAVIPYIDEKKAREIAERVRKVISDKPFALTSDPYKLDINISVGLTLTKDFYRTAEDVIEDADKALYEAKRTGRNKTCVCEGENLCKL, from the coding sequence ATGTTTGGTAAAATTTTAGTAGTAGATGATTCTCCAGTTAATTTAAAGCTTATGGAAAAGAAGCTTAAGGATGAATATTATGATGTCTTACTTGCTTCAAGTGGAGAAGAAGCTTTGCAACTAATTGAGGATAATAGACCTGATTTAATACTTTTAGATGTAGTAATGCCAGGTATGAATGGATATGAGGTTTGTCAAACAATTAAGAATAATCCAGAGACATTTTATTTGCCAGTGATGATGGTAACCTCTATGGAAGATAAAGATTCTAAAGTTAAAGGCTTAGAAGTAGGTGCGGATGATATATTAACAAAACCTGTTGATGATGTTGCTTTATTTGCTAGGCTTAACTCTCTTTTAAGATTGAAAATGATGGCTGAACAGTGGATAATTAGAGAAACTGCTTTACAAGATAAAACTGTTTTGCCAGATCATCTTGATATGTATTTTGGTAAGAAATGTAAATACTCTCATATAATGGTTGTTGGTAGTGATGATAAAGAGCTAGTGCAGCTTAAATCTCCTTTAAAAGAGAAGAGGTATAAGGTTATATACACTAAAAATATAGATGAAGTTGAAGTATTAAGTGAGCAGAAAAAAATGGATTTGTTTGTTATAAGCTTATCTGTTGGAGGAGAAAATGCTTTAAGGCTTAGCTCTAAAATAAAATCTAAAGAGCTAAATAAAAATACTCCTATATTAATAGTTGGTGAAGAAGATGATAAAAAGGTCTTCATTAAAGCTTTAGAAATTGGTTGTAATGACTACATTGTTTCTCCATTTAATAATCATGAGTACCTTGCTAGAACTTATACTCAATTAAAGAAAAATAAATATCAACAACAACTGGAAAAGAACTATAAGAAAAGTCTATCTTTAGTTTCTGTAGATGAGCTTACAGGTTTATCTAATAGAAGATATTTATACTCTTATTTAGAGAATATGTTTGAAGAGATGAAAACTAAAGAACAAAGCATTGCAGTTTTAATGATTGACATTGATGATTTTAAAGGTGTTAATGACACTTATGGTCATTTGATAGGTGATGAAGTTCTGGTTGAATTTGCTTCTAGATTAAAAGGAGAGTTTAGAGATTTTGATTTAATTGCTAGATATGGAGGGGATGAGTTTATAGCAGTAATCCCTTACATAGATGAGAAAAAAGCAAGAGAGATTGCTGAAAGGGTTAGGAAAGTTATATCTGATAAGCCTTTTGCTCTTACATCAGATCCATATAAATTAGATATAAATATAAGTGTAGGGCTAACTTTAACAAAAGATTTTTATAGAACAGCTGAAGATGTTATAGAAGATGCTGATAAGGCTCTTTACGAAGCTAAGAGAACAGGTAGAAATAAAACTTGTGTTTGCGAGGGAGAGAATCTTTGTAAGCTTTAA
- the lgt gene encoding prolipoprotein diacylglyceryl transferase gives MIFNVSNISPVLFSIGPFDIRWYAMAYILGFVLGWKYCLKIIKNSKERPNAKDFDDLLTWLIVGVILGGRLGYVLFYNLAFYLENPASIFKVWQGGMSFHGGVLGVVASSYLFSRKHNIKFLRITDLVCLAAPIGLFFGRIANFINNELWGKVTNGNWGVVFREGTSLPRHPSQLYEAFLEGVVLFLVLNFIYKKDKTLFHGVISGDFLVGYGLSRLLVEMFREPDAQLGYIFNCLTMGQLLSIPMIGIGMFLIILSSKRKNGNCNK, from the coding sequence ATGATATTTAATGTTTCTAACATTAGTCCAGTTTTATTTTCAATCGGACCGTTTGATATAAGATGGTATGCCATGGCTTATATCTTAGGTTTTGTTTTAGGTTGGAAATATTGCTTAAAGATTATAAAAAATAGTAAAGAAAGACCTAATGCAAAAGACTTTGATGATTTGTTAACTTGGCTTATAGTAGGAGTTATACTTGGTGGTAGGTTAGGGTATGTACTTTTTTACAATTTAGCTTTTTATTTAGAAAATCCTGCTAGCATATTTAAAGTTTGGCAAGGAGGAATGTCTTTTCATGGTGGTGTTTTAGGTGTTGTTGCATCGTCTTATTTATTCTCTAGAAAACATAATATAAAGTTTTTAAGAATAACAGATTTAGTTTGTTTGGCAGCTCCTATAGGGTTGTTTTTTGGTCGTATAGCTAACTTTATCAATAATGAATTATGGGGTAAGGTTACTAATGGCAATTGGGGAGTTGTTTTTCGAGAGGGAACATCTTTGCCTAGACATCCTAGCCAACTATATGAAGCATTTTTAGAAGGTGTGGTTTTGTTCTTAGTACTTAACTTTATTTATAAAAAAGACAAGACTCTTTTCCATGGGGTTATAAGTGGAGATTTTCTTGTTGGTTATGGTTTGTCAAGACTATTAGTGGAAATGTTTAGAGAGCCAGATGCTCAATTGGGCTATATATTTAATTGTCTGACTATGGGGCAATTATTATCTATACCAATGATTGGAATAGGGATGTTTTTGATAATATTATCGTCAAAAAGAAAAAATGGAAATTGTAATAAATAA
- a CDS encoding carbonic anhydrase: MSINKLIKGYQNFYKDYNESEEHLLKRLENAQNPSTVIVACSDSRVDPALITNANYGDIFVIRNVANIIPPCENDYSTHHGTSSALEYAVRNLKVDNLIVMGHSNCGGIKALMDTDLSNGADSFIEDWIDLMKDVKARVPKDLSYEEQLSYCEKEGIKQSLQNALSFDFVQKRHDKGELKVLGWYFDLTSGKMLQYDAHKDTFIDLSSEDHQI, encoded by the coding sequence ATGAGCATAAATAAATTGATAAAGGGATATCAAAATTTTTACAAAGACTATAACGAATCTGAAGAACATTTACTAAAGAGATTAGAAAATGCTCAAAATCCATCTACAGTTATAGTAGCTTGTAGTGATTCCAGAGTAGATCCTGCTCTAATTACTAATGCAAATTATGGAGATATATTTGTTATAAGGAATGTAGCTAATATCATACCTCCTTGTGAAAATGATTACTCAACTCACCATGGTACTAGCTCAGCTTTAGAATATGCTGTAAGAAATTTAAAAGTTGATAATCTTATAGTTATGGGACACTCTAATTGCGGTGGCATAAAAGCATTAATGGATACAGACTTAAGCAACGGAGCAGATAGTTTTATTGAGGATTGGATTGACTTAATGAAAGATGTGAAAGCTAGAGTCCCTAAAGACCTAAGCTATGAAGAACAGTTAAGCTACTGTGAAAAAGAGGGGATTAAACAATCATTACAAAATGCTCTAAGTTTTGACTTCGTACAAAAACGACATGACAAAGGAGAGTTGAAAGTTTTAGGTTGGTACTTTGATTTAACTTCTGGCAAAATGTTACAATATGATGCTCATAAAGACACATTCATAGACCTATCCTCAGAAGATCATCAAATATAA
- the rplU gene encoding 50S ribosomal protein L21 — protein MFAVVKTGGKQYKVAVGDIFETEKLEAEEGKTVSLDQVLMITDGDDVVVGAPLVEGAVVKAEVVAQKRNKKILVFKKRRRQKSRVKNGHRQNVTVLKVTEIKKK, from the coding sequence ATGTTCGCAGTTGTAAAAACAGGTGGCAAACAGTATAAGGTCGCAGTTGGAGATATTTTCGAAACTGAGAAGTTGGAAGCAGAAGAAGGTAAAACTGTTTCTTTGGACCAAGTTCTAATGATTACTGACGGAGATGATGTAGTTGTTGGGGCTCCACTAGTTGAAGGTGCGGTTGTTAAAGCTGAAGTTGTTGCTCAAAAGAGAAACAAAAAGATTCTAGTTTTCAAAAAAAGAAGAAGACAAAAATCTAGAGTGAAAAACGGTCATCGTCAAAATGTTACTGTATTAAAAGTCACAGAAATTAAGAAAAAATAA
- the recF gene encoding DNA replication/repair protein RecF codes for MDNKTIISKISINNFRNYDNKTFSFQPEKQFVVISGQNGAGKTNILEAISLFSPGKGLRKSSNENFKNIKNPSLPWGINIELNIDDNKHNLGTGILSPESARRIIRINQENIKSRTMLSEYLSIIWLTPQIDKIFIESKSTRRKFFDKMMINLKPNLSHLFFEYDRAMKDRTKILKENFNDSVWLLKLEQVMIEKGIEIAKERILFCNNLNSQIQKDNISIFPKGDIQISGHFENLLKEHSEEVVSQMSFDEFLANRHRDAMRGGATIGAHKSDFLVTYIDKNMPASLCSTGEQKSLLISTFLSFAHEMKETHEKAPIILLDELVAHLDLERKNSLFEELKNLSSQVFMTGTEDNLFNEIKDCSQTIKL; via the coding sequence ATGGATAATAAAACTATAATTTCTAAAATATCTATTAATAATTTCAGAAATTATGACAATAAAACATTTTCTTTTCAACCCGAGAAACAGTTCGTTGTAATAAGCGGGCAGAACGGAGCTGGAAAGACCAATATTTTAGAAGCCATAAGTTTATTTTCCCCTGGTAAAGGACTGCGAAAAAGTAGTAACGAAAATTTTAAAAACATTAAAAACCCTAGCTTGCCTTGGGGAATCAACATAGAGCTAAATATAGATGATAATAAGCACAATTTAGGAACAGGTATTTTATCTCCAGAATCAGCAAGAAGAATTATAAGAATTAATCAAGAAAATATAAAATCAAGAACTATGCTATCTGAATATCTATCTATAATTTGGCTAACACCTCAAATTGATAAAATATTCATAGAAAGTAAATCAACAAGAAGAAAATTCTTCGACAAAATGATGATAAATTTAAAACCAAATTTATCACATTTATTCTTTGAATATGACAGAGCAATGAAAGACAGAACAAAGATATTAAAAGAGAATTTTAATGACTCTGTATGGCTTTTAAAGCTTGAGCAAGTTATGATAGAAAAAGGAATTGAAATCGCCAAAGAAAGAATATTATTTTGCAATAACTTAAATTCTCAAATTCAAAAAGATAATATAAGCATTTTCCCTAAAGGAGATATACAAATATCTGGTCATTTTGAAAATTTATTAAAAGAACACAGTGAAGAAGTTGTATCTCAAATGTCATTTGATGAATTTTTAGCAAACAGACACAGAGATGCCATGAGAGGCGGAGCAACTATTGGAGCTCACAAATCAGATTTTTTGGTAACATACATTGATAAAAACATGCCTGCAAGCCTATGCTCTACAGGAGAACAAAAATCATTACTAATATCAACATTTTTATCTTTTGCTCATGAGATGAAAGAAACTCATGAGAAAGCCCCTATAATATTGTTAGATGAGCTAGTAGCTCATTTAGATTTAGAACGAAAAAACAGTTTATTTGAAGAATTAAAAAATTTAAGCTCACAAGTATTTATGACAGGCACTGAAGACAACCTGTTTAATGAAATAAAAGACTGCTCTCAAACTATTAAATTATAA
- a CDS encoding DUF2066 domain-containing protein, producing MGKPIRFILSFILLCITFNQAIAGNEVFSVKNIDVDVTDISSAIAKEKAIASARDSAFKKLLSRLTLLTPEEQSKLNIIDSDINSIISDFYISNEKSSDVRYKGSFHFNFNPKKTSSFLNQRNIAFTSIKSSPVLVIPVWVKNIAGEDQTLLWEENNLWKQAWQKFYSDSFLVPHKLPIGDLTDLYQISKEEVMSGSIENIKNILSRYEVKDIVVTVAKIEDNNLRVYINRYGLNGISSNSSILVDGENKTYGEVLTEAIEKVNNELSLSWKEQTITKGDERNFIDAEINISSIEELNRIKDALKEITIINEFKENILRIDSAIIDIYYQGRFFDLKLALSQKGLIAEKTDVYSCKLFWEDKNE from the coding sequence ATGGGTAAGCCAATAAGATTTATTTTATCTTTTATACTTTTATGTATTACATTTAATCAAGCAATAGCAGGAAACGAGGTTTTCTCTGTTAAAAATATTGATGTAGATGTTACAGATATCAGCTCTGCCATAGCAAAAGAAAAAGCTATTGCCTCTGCAAGAGATAGTGCTTTTAAAAAATTATTAAGCAGACTTACACTACTAACACCTGAAGAGCAATCAAAACTTAACATTATAGACTCTGATATAAACTCTATAATTTCTGATTTTTATATATCTAATGAAAAAAGCTCAGATGTTAGATACAAAGGCTCTTTCCACTTTAATTTTAACCCAAAGAAAACTTCTAGTTTTTTAAACCAAAGAAACATAGCTTTCACATCTATAAAAAGCTCTCCTGTATTAGTAATACCTGTTTGGGTAAAAAACATTGCTGGTGAAGACCAAACTCTTTTATGGGAGGAAAACAACTTATGGAAGCAAGCTTGGCAGAAGTTCTACAGCGACTCATTTTTAGTCCCTCATAAGTTGCCTATTGGAGATCTAACTGACTTATATCAAATCTCAAAAGAAGAAGTTATGTCGGGATCAATTGAGAACATAAAAAACATACTTTCTCGTTATGAAGTAAAAGATATAGTTGTTACAGTAGCTAAAATTGAAGACAATAATTTGAGAGTATATATAAACAGATATGGACTTAATGGCATATCATCAAATAGCTCTATTTTAGTTGATGGAGAAAACAAAACTTATGGAGAAGTGCTAACAGAAGCTATTGAGAAGGTAAATAACGAATTAAGCTTATCATGGAAAGAACAAACCATAACTAAAGGCGATGAAAGAAACTTTATTGATGCAGAAATAAACATATCTTCAATAGAAGAATTAAATAGAATCAAAGATGCTCTTAAAGAAATAACCATAATAAATGAATTCAAAGAAAATATACTGAGAATAGATAGTGCTATTATAGATATATATTATCAAGGAAGGTTTTTTGATTTAAAACTAGCTTTATCGCAAAAAGGTTTAATAGCAGAGAAAACAGATGTTTACTCTTGCAAACTATTTTGGGAAGATAAAAATGAATAA